The window GTgcggtgatctgtagtttttatcggtaccatttttgttttgatgggacttttgatcactttttattcattttttccaaTATATGCTGTGATTAAAAAGCTGTATTTTTGGTGCTTGGTACTTTAACACTGTTTACCgtgtgggatcataaacattatatttaaatagtttggacatttacacgagcggcgatacaaaatatgtataaaaaattatgtttttgtaAAATAGGCAAATATGGGGGATTGGATACCAATAGTCGCCGACAAAATACTGATTTAATCACATATTGATCATAAAGAAAAtgcataaaaagtgaataaaaagtccaatcaaaacataaGTGGGTACtgacaaaaactacagatcacagagcaaaaaatgagccctcatatatccctatatatggaaaaataaacaagctataggagtcagaaaaggacaattttatgcatgctAATTTCTTTAAAGTTTGCAATGCATTCCCAAAAATTTTCTGGACCTTCTGAAGCGTAAAGAAACTGAGAATATTGAGGACCCAAGTCATATGATCCGAAAAAAGATATAACttgctgtatttatttttataaggaAAAGGAGAAAATCTTGGCAGCAGTAAGAGAAGCCCCATCTTTAATGTACTTGGAGCGTTCTGCTTGCCAGGTCAGGAAAAATTGATAAATGTTGCCCCAACTCAGATGAGCATTGTGCCCTCTAGTGAAAGTTTTGAAGGAAAAGGAAAAACTGTAGATGAGGCTATCCATTCCAATtgatagtaaagaaaaaaaaaagatggctccttcTTTAATATAGGTGAAATATGTTATTGGAGGAAGAGAGATGTGACCACGAAAAGTCTAGTCTAATTTCAGTCTAAAGTGGGAATTGCGATTCTCTACATAGGTTTGTTTCTAGTGGTCATGTGGACTTTTAGTCAATTTTTGTGGACTTGAATGTAAATGTTATGTTTGTTTGACTTCCCCTTCCATATGCGTGTTCCTTTTCTATGCTCTTCCACTGATAATCTATCTGTATATTTGGGACAGTAACTTATATTTGATTGACTGTATAAGGTGCTAGGTCTTGAAGAAGATCCAGAGGAAAGGTACTTGTTTATGAAACTGAAAATCCGAGGAATAATTCTTACTGTAGCTGTGTAGGCTGATGTATACTTCCCTAAGACAAGAGGCATCTGGTTCTAGGTTACTGAGAGGTCTATCATCCTTCGCAGATGGATCAAAAATTATAATGGGAGGAGTTTTTTTTAATACCCCTCTAAATCCGGAAATAGACATGTCATCAGGTAAAACTGAGAATTGACAGCATTGAAACTAGTAGATCTGTGGATGATGATATACCAAgggttaaggctaggtttccacttggttttttttctggcagtttttggaaaactgccactgcagtttttgagccaaattcagaagtggatccataagggaggagaagtataagtccttcctttatatgtcctattccttttgaatacatttctggctttggctcaaaaactgcagtggcagttttccaaaaactgccagaaaaaaaaccaagtggaaacctagccttagactaTAGTCACTACTCCGTAGCACATAATGGTCAGGAGCAGAGCAGAGCAAACTGTAAAGTTCAGTGCACAGaactgagggtgtgtgtgcgcgCGTTCTCAGCCAATCAGAGCCCAACAGATGCTGAACAGCTCTATGCTGTATGTTCAGGGCAGCATAGCAgaataagggaggaagttctccctagtagggcttcagatgatgtcaagcCTGCTAAGTTTatcataaaagggggggggggatgtgggggGTGAACtaggaggattaaaaaaaaattgtcaacagGTATCCTTTAAATCCTACAACTTTCGGGGAATTGATGATTATGCATTTCTGAGCCTGAAAGCCACTTTTCCATAAAATACAGTTTtaacatttaaagagtacctattatcaactaaactttccctaatccccctcctcatctgtccctgactatctctatccctgtgatTATTtcaagttaaccccccccctttcaaTTCCTTTATTCCTTCCATCTTCTGTAGCTCAGTTTGGAGCTGTGTGCGAGGGGGAGGGGAAGTCTGCGTGACCCGGCAGGCACGTCGTCATCTGATGCATGCCACGGCtagcttccgcccttcttcctgtatgcagCGCTGCCTCTCGGTAGAGCGCATACAGGCTGAGTACAGGGCAGGGACGCCAGCctgagtctcctcctctctgtttggctatacacgtgccatacagagaggaggaacgtCTGAGGACAGAGCTGCCATGCCCTGCCGGGATACGCGCAGAGCAATTgctcccgtctgtctgattgacaggcagagagcagcactgagtcTACGATTTCGGACCCAACAGCCAGGtcggcgtgagtccgaaatcactgaAACAGGGACTCctaaggagacccctagtggacagaGTTTCAAAATGAAATTAGACAAGAAATAAAATCCAATTGCAAAGTTGATCTATATTGATTAAgctataaaatattaaaaaaggtactctttaaagacagATACTAAAGGGACTACGTACCTTTCGTTTGTTATAGTAGGCAATGTACACTGTTGCAATAACTGCTACTATTACAACCAAGTGCAAGAAGAAGTGACTGTCTTCATCAGCATCTGAATCTTCATTGGTTTTCAGttcaaagtcaatgggattttCATCATAATCAGGATCAATGGGATCCTTGTTACTAATAGCTGGTTTCagaatgtcctcttttgaccagTTCTCCTTACTCGTTCCTTCATAGTCTCCATTTTCAGGTAGATAGTCATCATCAACCTCATTCTCTGATTCTTTGGCAGATGGCAAGGTGGTAATGAAAGTGTATTTGCTGTCAAATATAAGGTTTTCTTCTACAGTTGGCTCAGCTTCAGTAGTTGTCTTAAGTTTTAGAAGCTTGGTGATGAAGGCAGCAGTAACAGACATTACGTTCTTACCCACCACTTGTGTCGTGCTGACATCTGCCAATTTTCTTGTACTTTTTTCTGGTGTTGGTGTAACCTTTTTAGAA is drawn from Hyla sarda isolate aHylSar1 chromosome 4, aHylSar1.hap1, whole genome shotgun sequence and contains these coding sequences:
- the C4H5orf15 gene encoding keratinocyte-associated transmembrane protein 2 isoform X1 — translated: MAALKTSRRLRNSWQLLIVAVLFSAGSTVTAETTEIDESLSATPTEPLSTLDVVSSNSTSINITSLPIVPKNESENEGNISTSVATAVTTSTNIIPSKKVTPTPEKSTRKLADVSTTQVVGKNVMSVTAAFITKLLKLKTTTEAEPTVEENLIFDSKYTFITTLPSAKESENEVDDDYLPENGDYEGTSKENWSKEDILKPAISNKDPIDPDYDENPIDFELKTNEDSDADEDSHFFLHLVVIVAVIATVYIAYYNKRKIYLLIQRRRWQNGLCSKNTGYRRLDQNVNEAMPSLRNSNNYVF
- the C4H5orf15 gene encoding keratinocyte-associated transmembrane protein 2 isoform X2, which encodes MYRYRRVILQPSGSGAESHPKLGLSATPTEPLSTLDVVSSNSTSINITSLPIVPKNESENEGNISTSVATAVTTSTNIIPSKKVTPTPEKSTRKLADVSTTQVVGKNVMSVTAAFITKLLKLKTTTEAEPTVEENLIFDSKYTFITTLPSAKESENEVDDDYLPENGDYEGTSKENWSKEDILKPAISNKDPIDPDYDENPIDFELKTNEDSDADEDSHFFLHLVVIVAVIATVYIAYYNKRKIYLLIQRRRWQNGLCSKNTGYRRLDQNVNEAMPSLRNSNNYVF